The following are encoded together in the Pseudodesulfovibrio indicus genome:
- a CDS encoding c-type cytochrome, giving the protein MKSKLILATATALITVFAVSMAFAMGGGNARKGKFLYRKNCRSCHGQTASDLSPASKTQAEWTAMFSDTSKIKCSPDWTVNEKDLNDIFSYLHDYAKDSPSPAKCS; this is encoded by the coding sequence ATGAAAAGCAAGCTCATCCTGGCCACCGCAACCGCCCTGATCACCGTTTTCGCCGTATCCATGGCCTTTGCCATGGGTGGCGGCAACGCCCGCAAGGGCAAGTTCCTGTACCGCAAGAACTGCCGTTCCTGTCACGGCCAGACCGCCAGCGACCTCAGCCCGGCATCCAAGACCCAGGCCGAGTGGACCGCCATGTTCTCGGATACGTCCAAGATCAAGTGCAGCCCGGACTGGACCGTGAACGAGAAGGATTTGAACGACATCTTCTCCTATCTGCACGACTACGCCAAGGACTCCCCGTCCCCGGCCAAGTGCAGCTAG